A genome region from Hevea brasiliensis isolate MT/VB/25A 57/8 chromosome 9, ASM3005281v1, whole genome shotgun sequence includes the following:
- the LOC110659365 gene encoding uncharacterized protein LOC110659365 isoform X3 has product MASSHRRLDLHRAPGGLEQKMNIGFASNGALQQPLPFASTWSAGGPDKYEVQSASTWPLGGNQISGPPYANPINQPLTVPKGWRNGDWMCNCGFHNYSSRAQCKNCNASIPPALGTKRLASEDFTQDWENKRLNSGNNMQTNGGHQTYTGFNQMVGNTGDPRPGLYAPYPSVNSGAAPNWQAPLQFPLQVATPALLGKGAKQWRNGDWMCTNCNNHNYASRSQCNRCKTQRDAVVQPVNAV; this is encoded by the exons ATGGCTTCCTCGCATAGGCGATTGGATCTGCACCG GGCCCCAGGAGGACTGGAACAAAAGATGAATATTGGATTTGCTAGCAATGGTGCTCTCCAGCAGCCACTTCCTTTTGCTTCAACCTGGTCTGCTGGAGGACCTGATAAGTACGAAGTTCAGTCAGCTTCTACTTGGCCTTTAGGTGGAAACCAGATTTCTGGACCTCCATATGCAAACCCCATAAATCAACCTCTTACAGTTCCAAAAGGATGGCGAAATGGTGATTGGATGTGTAATTGTGGCTTCCATAATTACTCTTCACGTGCACAG TGTAAAAATTGCAATGCTTCTATACCACCAG CACTTGGAACAAAGCGATTGGCATCTGAAGATTTTACTCAGGACTGGGAGAACAAGAGACTGAATTcaggaaat AATATGCAGACAAATGGAGGACATCAAACATATACAGGATTCAACCAAATGGTAGGGAACACTGGTGATCCAAGACCAGGATTGTATGCTCCCTATCCCAGTGTTAACTCAGGTGCAGCTCCAAATTGGCAGGCACCATTGCAATTCCCACTTCAAGTAGCAACACCTGCACTCCTTGGAAAAGG AGCAAAGCAATGGCGTAATGGAGATTGGATGTGTACAAATTGCAACAATCATAATTATGCATCTCGATCACAATGCAATAG GTGTAAGACACAGAGAGATGCTGTTGTGCAGCCAGTGAATGCAGTGTAG
- the LOC110659365 gene encoding uncharacterized protein LOC110659365 isoform X2: MGEGREGDWECSGCKNRNYAFRSFCNRCKQPRLLVDTKTPADSKWLPRIGDWICTGCTNNNYASREKCKKCGQPKEVAAMPAIAMPGASLPTYSHYFARAPGGLEQKMNIGFASNGALQQPLPFASTWSAGGPDKYEVQSASTWPLGGNQISGPPYANPINQPLTVPKGWRNGDWMCNCGFHNYSSRAQCKNCNASIPPALGTKRLASEDFTQDWENKRLNSGNTNGGHQTYTGFNQMVGNTGDPRPGLYAPYPSVNSGAAPNWQAPLQFPLQVATPALLGKGAKQWRNGDWMCTNCNNHNYASRSQCNRCKTQRDAVVQPVNAV, translated from the exons ATGGGAGAAGGAAGAGAAGGAGACTGGGAGTGCAGTGGGTGCAAGAACAGGAACTACGCCTTTAGATCCTTCTGCAATAGATGCAAGCAGCCTCGTCTTCTCGTCGACACCAAAACCCCTGCTGATTCCAAATGGCTTCCTCGCATAGGCGATTGGATCTGCACCG GTTGCACTAACAACAATTATGCATCAAGAGAAAAGTGCAAAAAATGTGGTCAACCAAAGGAGGTAGCAGCAATGCCAGCAATTGCAATGCCTGGAGCTTCTCTCCCAACTTATTCACATTATTTTGCCAGGGCCCCAGGAGGACTGGAACAAAAGATGAATATTGGATTTGCTAGCAATGGTGCTCTCCAGCAGCCACTTCCTTTTGCTTCAACCTGGTCTGCTGGAGGACCTGATAAGTACGAAGTTCAGTCAGCTTCTACTTGGCCTTTAGGTGGAAACCAGATTTCTGGACCTCCATATGCAAACCCCATAAATCAACCTCTTACAGTTCCAAAAGGATGGCGAAATGGTGATTGGATGTGTAATTGTGGCTTCCATAATTACTCTTCACGTGCACAG TGTAAAAATTGCAATGCTTCTATACCACCAG CACTTGGAACAAAGCGATTGGCATCTGAAGATTTTACTCAGGACTGGGAGAACAAGAGACTGAATTcaggaaat ACAAATGGAGGACATCAAACATATACAGGATTCAACCAAATGGTAGGGAACACTGGTGATCCAAGACCAGGATTGTATGCTCCCTATCCCAGTGTTAACTCAGGTGCAGCTCCAAATTGGCAGGCACCATTGCAATTCCCACTTCAAGTAGCAACACCTGCACTCCTTGGAAAAGG AGCAAAGCAATGGCGTAATGGAGATTGGATGTGTACAAATTGCAACAATCATAATTATGCATCTCGATCACAATGCAATAG GTGTAAGACACAGAGAGATGCTGTTGTGCAGCCAGTGAATGCAGTGTAG
- the LOC110659365 gene encoding uncharacterized protein LOC110659365 isoform X1 gives MGEGREGDWECSGCKNRNYAFRSFCNRCKQPRLLVDTKTPADSKWLPRIGDWICTGCTNNNYASREKCKKCGQPKEVAAMPAIAMPGASLPTYSHYFARAPGGLEQKMNIGFASNGALQQPLPFASTWSAGGPDKYEVQSASTWPLGGNQISGPPYANPINQPLTVPKGWRNGDWMCNCGFHNYSSRAQCKNCNASIPPALGTKRLASEDFTQDWENKRLNSGNNMQTNGGHQTYTGFNQMVGNTGDPRPGLYAPYPSVNSGAAPNWQAPLQFPLQVATPALLGKGAKQWRNGDWMCTNCNNHNYASRSQCNRCKTQRDAVVQPVNAV, from the exons ATGGGAGAAGGAAGAGAAGGAGACTGGGAGTGCAGTGGGTGCAAGAACAGGAACTACGCCTTTAGATCCTTCTGCAATAGATGCAAGCAGCCTCGTCTTCTCGTCGACACCAAAACCCCTGCTGATTCCAAATGGCTTCCTCGCATAGGCGATTGGATCTGCACCG GTTGCACTAACAACAATTATGCATCAAGAGAAAAGTGCAAAAAATGTGGTCAACCAAAGGAGGTAGCAGCAATGCCAGCAATTGCAATGCCTGGAGCTTCTCTCCCAACTTATTCACATTATTTTGCCAGGGCCCCAGGAGGACTGGAACAAAAGATGAATATTGGATTTGCTAGCAATGGTGCTCTCCAGCAGCCACTTCCTTTTGCTTCAACCTGGTCTGCTGGAGGACCTGATAAGTACGAAGTTCAGTCAGCTTCTACTTGGCCTTTAGGTGGAAACCAGATTTCTGGACCTCCATATGCAAACCCCATAAATCAACCTCTTACAGTTCCAAAAGGATGGCGAAATGGTGATTGGATGTGTAATTGTGGCTTCCATAATTACTCTTCACGTGCACAG TGTAAAAATTGCAATGCTTCTATACCACCAG CACTTGGAACAAAGCGATTGGCATCTGAAGATTTTACTCAGGACTGGGAGAACAAGAGACTGAATTcaggaaat AATATGCAGACAAATGGAGGACATCAAACATATACAGGATTCAACCAAATGGTAGGGAACACTGGTGATCCAAGACCAGGATTGTATGCTCCCTATCCCAGTGTTAACTCAGGTGCAGCTCCAAATTGGCAGGCACCATTGCAATTCCCACTTCAAGTAGCAACACCTGCACTCCTTGGAAAAGG AGCAAAGCAATGGCGTAATGGAGATTGGATGTGTACAAATTGCAACAATCATAATTATGCATCTCGATCACAATGCAATAG GTGTAAGACACAGAGAGATGCTGTTGTGCAGCCAGTGAATGCAGTGTAG